The Alkalilimnicola sp. S0819 sequence TTGGCGCGCCACAAGCCGCCAGCAGCATACTGACCAGCAGTATCAGGCCGAGCCGGTACATGGGTGCTGTCTCACTGTATTGCCGTGTGGGGCCCCACAGAATAGGCAGAGCGCGCCGCCAGGAATGTGAGACGCTACACGCTTCAAGGAGCAGCAGCGCATGATGCAGACGGACGCGACCCGGGAACTTGCCCAGCAGGCGCAGCTGCGCCGACATCGCTGGATCGCCACGGCGTTTTTGCTGGGGGCGGCCTTGTTGTTCGTTGCGAGCTTCCTGCCCGCCGAGCCGGGTTTCTGGGTGTTATTGCTGCGGGCCGGCGCCGAGGCCGGCGTGGTGGGCGGGATCGCGGATTGGTTCGCGGTCACGGCGCTGTTTCGCCATCCCTTTGGCATTCCCATCCCCCATACGGCGATCATTCCCCGCAACAAGGACCGCATCGGCGCGGGGCTGGGCAGCTTCGTGGAGACCCACTTTCTGGTTCCGGAGCTGGTCAGCGAGCGGCTGCGCGCGGCCAACCCGGCCCGGCGCCTGGGCCAATGGCTGCGCCGGGATGACAGCGCCCGCCTGGCCGCGGACCAGATACTGGACCTGGGCCCCGAGGTGCTGAATTCCTTCGATGACGAGGAGGTGCGCGCCTTCTTCCGAGAGACCTTCTCCAGCCGCCTGCGGGAGGTTGACCCGCTGCCGCTGCTGCGCCAATTGTTGAAGCTGCTCATCGAGAGCCGGCAGCACCAGCGGCTGTTCGATCGCAGCCTGCGCATCGCCCGGCGGCTCTTGCATGACCACCAGACGCAGATCTACGAACGAGTGACGGCTCGCAGTTCCTGGTGGATACCGACGACCGTGGATCGCAAGGTGGCCCGGGCCCTGGTGGAAGGGGTGGACGAGCTGCTCGGCGAGCTGGCCCAGGAGGGGCATCCGGTGCGCGCCCGTTTCGATGCCTCCGTGGCGGAGCTGGTGGAACGGCTGGAGCACTCGGCGTCGCTGCGTGCCCGCGTGGCCCAGGTACAGGCGCAGGTGCTGGACAGCCCCGAGCTGCGCACCGCCCTGGGGGCGTTGTGGGATGAGCTGCGGCGCATGTTGCTGGCCGAATTCCGCGACCCCCGCGGTGCCCTGCGCCAATCCCTGGCGGGAAGCCTGGCGTCTCTGGGGCGCACCCTGCTCGCCGACGAGGCCGCGCAGCAGCGGCTCAACGAGCGCCTGGACATGCTACTAAGCCGCCTGGTGGTGCCTTTCCGTGGCGAGATCAGCGCCCTGATCCGTCAAGTGGTGGGCAGCTGGGATGCCGGTACGGTCAGCCATCGTATGGAGCTGGAAGTGGGACGGGATCTGCAGTTCATCCGCATCAACGGCACCCTGGTGGGGGCGCTGGTGGGGGCGGTACTGTTCCTGCTCACCCATTCGTTATAGCGCCGCGGCTGCGGGGAGGCATTTACCTTCCGCTGCTCGGCGCGGGGGCTGTCCAGGCCCGGGGCAGGCTTTGGCAGGGCACGGTGTTTAGGGTACAAGTATGGCCCCATTCCAAGGGTAATCGGAGGGTGCGCGGTGGACGCGGTGGACGCGGTGGTAGAGGAAGGCGGCTTGAAGCGCTGGCTCAGGGATCTGGGAGCCCTGCGTCTGGCCTTGTTGTTCATGGGACTGGTGGTGGTGGTCTTCGCCGCCGACCCGGATGTGGAGCCGGTGCGCCACGGTTGGCGCCTGATCACCACCGGGGTGATTCCGGCGCTCTCACCCATGGTGGTGATGGTCATCCTGTTCGACATGCTCATGGCCCGGGTGCTGATGAGCGATACGGAAGGCCGGCGACGGGCGCGCTACCGGCGCATACTGAAGACCGACGGCATCGTGGTGGCGTTGATCGTGCTCTCCTGGATGCCCTTCTTCCTTTCCCTGGCGCCCTGAGCGGGCGATTGGAGGCCGGCATGATGGGGAGACGCCTGTTCTGTCTGTTGTTGCTGGCCCTGATGCTGACGGGCTGTGCCCGCCTGCTGCAGCAGCCCGAGTCCCCCCGCGTCAGCCTGGTCCATCTGAGCCTGCGGGATGCCACGGTTTTCGAGCAGCGTTACCGGCTGAGCCTGCGGGTGCAGAACCCCAACCGCTTTGCACTGCCCATCGAGGGCATGAGCTACAGCCTCTACCTGGGCGGTAGCGAATTCGCCCATGGCGTGAGCCCGGTGGGCGTGACGGTGCCCGCCTTCGGCGAAGAGGTACTGGAGGTGGAGATGAGCAGCAATCTGGCGCTGGCCTGGCAGCAGATGCTGCGCTGGGCGGAGCAGGGGGTGGACGGCGTGGATTATCGCCTGGCCGGCGAGGCGCAGTTGAAGGGGCGCTGGTTGAAGCTGCCCTTCGATTACCGCGGACGGATAGAGCTGGCACCGGGGGAAGGACGTTGAAGCCGGCGGGGCCTGAAAATCAGGCCGACCCCGACCCGTGACAAGCCTTTTCCCGTTTATTCCGCCTCTGCTTCCGGCAAGCTGGCCTCGCCACCCAAGTGCGCGCGGCGCCCCCGTTCCGCCAACTGCACCTGCTTCCAGCGCTCTTCCGCGCGGCGGTAATGCTCGGGGGGGTAGCGCCCGGCGCAGTGCGGGCATTGCACGCCTTCGCGGTAGTGCGGGTGCGTTCGGTCGGCGGCGCAGAGGGGCGCGCGGCAGCCTCGGCACAGGCGGTGCTCCCCCGGTGAGAGCCCCTGGCCCACGCTGACCCGGTCATCGAAGACGAAGCACTCGCCCTGCCAAAGGCTCTCGCCTTCGGGTACTTCTTCCAGGTACTTGAGAATTCCGCCTTCCAGCTGGTAGACCTCCTCGAAGCCCTGGGCCAGCATGTAGCTGCTGGCTTTCTCGCAGCGAATGCCACCGGTGCAGAACATGGCCACCTTGCGGTGGCGGCCGGGGTCCAGCTGCTCGGCCACGTAGTCGGGGAACTGGCGGAAGTGGTCCAGTTTCGGGTCCTGTGCCCGGTGGAAGCTGCCGATGCGCACCTCGTAGTCGTTACGGGTGTCCAGCACCAACACGTCCGGATCCTGCAGCAGGGCATTCCACGCCCGGGGCTTCACATAGCGGCCCACGGCCCTGGCCGGATTCGCCTCCTCCCGGCCCAGGGTGACGATCTCGCGCTTCAGGCGCACCTTCATGCGCAGAAACGGCGGCTGCTCGGCGGTGGAATGTTTGCTCGGCATATGGGCAAAGCGCGGGTCCGCCCGCAAATACTTCAGCACGGCCCGGGTGCCCTGCCGGCTGCCGGCCAGGGTGGCGTTGATGCCTTCGGCGGCGAGCAGGATGGTGCCCTTGAGCCCCCAGTCGTCGCACAGTGCCCGCAGCGGTGCCTGCCATTGGCGGTACTCCGGCAGCTCGGCGAACTGGTAGAAGGTTTCTATATGTGTTTCGGGCATGGACTCGGAGGGTCAGGGACGATGGGTGAGGTCATACCGTTTCAGCGGGGTCGCCTGCCGCGCCGCGGGGTACTGCCGCCGAGCTGTATCGGCGGCCGGCACGAATGGCGTGTGCTGCAGGCGCACAAGTTCGATGTGCGCCTGGGCCGGCTGGTGAGCGTGCTGCAGTGCATACGCTGCAAGACGGTGCATCACAAACCGCGATAGCACCGCCCGGCTCAGCGCTGGTTGAACTTGGCGGCCAGCTGCTCGAGCTTGCTCAGGGTAGGCTCGCCCGCGGGGCCGGTGTCGGCCGCGGGGCGGGCGCCGCCGGCGTTGTGCCGCGGGCGTGAGGGCCGGGGTTCGCGCTTGCCGCGGGAGGGCTTTTCCTGGCGAGCCTTGCGCTGCTGTGCCTTGCGTTCCGCCTGACGCTCGGCCTGCCGGGCCGCGCGCAGCTCTTTCTGCTTGTCCAGCTCGCTCTGGGCGTGCTGCTTGTCCGCGTCGCTGATCTCGCCGGCGGCCTCGCCCTGGAGGTCGATGCGCGGCCGTCCCTCGATGATCGCTTCCCTGTACGACATGGAGCGGGTGTACAGGGCGAGCGCCTGGCGAATCAGCCAGTTGGGGGTGTCCTTCAGCGCCTCGTCCGCGTCCAGGGCGGCGCGCAGTTCCTTCTGGATGCCGATGGCCAGGGGGCGCAACGCGGCCCGGTCCCGGGTGAAGGTCTGCGGATAACGCTCGGCCAGCTGGCCCAGGAATTCGCGGGTACGTTCGGCGCGCTTGCGCTTTTGGGTATCGCTTTGACTCATGATGGGGCTCTCGGGGCGGGCGCCTCAGGCGCGGGACATGAAACGACCGGTTTCGGTGTTGATCTTGATGCTCTCGCCGGCGCCCAGATACTCGGGCACCTGGACTTCCAGGCCGGTGCCCAGACGCGCGGGCTTGGTACGGCCGGCGGCGGTGGCGCCTTTCAGGGCAGGGGCGGTGTCGATGATCTCCAGGGTCACCGACTGGGGCAGTTCGATGCCGATGGGCTTGTCATCGGCGATCAGCACCATGATGCCTTCCAGCCCTTCGCTCAGATAATCCTGCTGGCCGTCCAGCTCGGCCTCGGACAGGCTGTACTGGCTGAAGTCCTCCTGGTCCATGAACACGCAGTGCTCGCCGTCGCGGTACGAGAACTGCACGGCGCGGCGCTGCAGGTCGGCGTCCTTGAGTTGCTCGTCACCCTTGAGGCTGCGGTCCAGCTTCTGGCCGGTCTGCACGTTGCGGAAGCGGATCTTGTACAGGGTGGAGGCGCCGCGGGAGGAGGGGCTTTTCGCCTCCAGCTGCTCGGCCACATGGATCTGGCCGTCGATTTCCACCACGCTGCCGCGTTTGATGTCAGCCGCTTTCATCGTCGTTCGGGGTTCCGGGTGTCCTGGGTGCGGGGATTGTAGACCAGCTTGGCCCGGCGCGCCTCCCGGGAAGCACGCCGACGCCGGTCTACATCATGCCGGTCTGCAGCTTGGCGGCGTCCGACATCATCTCGAAGCTCCAGGGCGGGTCGAAGACCACCTCCACCGCCGCCTCCTCCACGGTGGGAATGAGCAGGATCTTGCTGCGGGCATCATCGGCGATGATGTCGCCCATGCCGCAGCCCGGGGCGGTGAGGGTCATGTCCACCTCGACTCGCCGGCCACCGCCCTCCAGGGTCTTGATTTCGCAGCGATACACCAGGCCCAGCTCGACGATGTCCACGGGGATTTCCGGGTCGTAGCAAGTGTGCAGTTGCTGCCAGACGATTTGCTCCACGTCCTGGTCGGTGGCGTTCTCCGGCAGCGCCGGCGGCGCTACGGGCTCCTTGCCCAGGGCGTCGGCATCCTGGCCGGCGATGCGAAACAGATTTCCCTGGATGTAGACCGTGAAGCTGCCGCCCAAAGCCTGGGTGATTACGCCTTCGGCACCCTTGGGAACGATGCCCGAGTCGCCGGCGGGGATGAGTACCGCCTCGCAGTCGCGCTCGAAAGTCACCGCCTCGCCTTTGGGCTGATACATGCCTCGCCTCCGCATAGAAATAAACAGTACCGATTTGGTCCCATTCTAACAGCGCCGCGGGGGATAGCGCTATTGGGGCTGCGGGGTGCGGGGGTCAGTTGCGGATCAATTCCAGCACGCCACTGCCGGGCAGGCGGGTGATGTAGTCGGCACCCATCAGCAGCCCGGGGGTGGTGAAACCGGCTGGGGCGGCCTTGCACAGCACATGGGCGGCGATGTCCACGGCCACGTAGGCACTGAGGTCGTAGACATTGGCGGTGCGGATGCGCGCGGTCTTGCGCTGACCATCGGCGGCCCGGGCCTCGCCCCAGACAAAGCTGGGGCTGGCGGCGCGCTCGGCGGGGCTGGGCCCGTGAACGCGGCGGGCGATCATGCGCTGCAGCCCCTGCTGCAGGGGCCGCAGGCCGAGCATCGGGCGCAGGGCGGCGAGCATCTTCAAACGCCAGGCCTGGCGGCGCTGCAGGGGCAGGAACACTTCGATGTCCGGAATGCCGGTGCTGTGGTGGGCGCTGAACAGATCCGCCCAGGGCAGGCTGACCGCATGGCGCGTGCCATTGCCGAAGTCTATGTCCCGGGCGCGGCGGGCAAGCGGCGCGGCGCGGATCTCGCTGTCGCGACAGCGCCGGCCGCCTTGAGCGAGCATTTCCACCAGGCTCTTGGCCGTGCCCGGGGCGAGCGGTGAAGCACTCTCGAAGCCCAGCGCCAGGCGGTCAGCCTCCGGCAGGGCGTGCTTGAGGGTGAGCGCCAGACAATCGGTGGGCACCACATCGAAGCCCACGCCGGGGCAGAGCACGACGCCGGCCTGGCGGGCGAGGCGGTGGTGGGCATGGGCGTCTTGGAACACGGGGATTTCGCCGGTAATGTCCAGATAATGGGCTTCGCGGGCAAGACAGGCCTTGATGACGTGGCTGGCGGTGGCCGAGAAGGGGCCGGCGCAGAGCAGCACCAGCTCCATGCCCTTGAGGTGTGCCTTCACGCCTCGGGCATGGTCGATCTCGAAGGCGCGTTGCTCGCAGCCATACTCCCGGGCAAGCAGGCGCAGCCGCTCCCGGTCGCGCCCGGCGATCACCGGGTTCAGGCCGCGACGGTGGGCCTCGGCCACGATCAAGCGACCGGTATAGCCATAGGCCCCGTAGATCATCCAGCGGGCGTTTTCCATTAGCACTCGAGTGAGGGCGGCGCGGCCGTCCTTCAAATCGCAGCGGAGGTGGGCCATGACAGCGCGACGGCAATGGCGGGTGGCGGTGCTGCCCGGAGACGGTATAGGCCCGGAGGTCATGGCTGTCACGGTAAACGCCTTACGGGCCCTGGCCGAGTCCGGCGGGCCGGTGCTGGACCTGGTGGAATTGCCCTGGCCGTCCACGGCCTGGCACCGCGAGCACGGCGAGATGATGCCCCAGGATGGGCTGGACCAATTGGCCGCCTTCGATGTCTTGCTGCTGGGCGCCTTGGGGGATCCGGGGCCGGCGAACGATCCGCAGCGCTATGTGTTGCCCGATGCGGTGTCATTGGCGCCTTTGCTGGAAATCCGCAAGGGTTTCGACCAGTGGGCCTGCGAGCGCCCCGCCATCCTGCTCGACGGCGCGCCGCAGTATCTGGCCGACCCGCGAGCGCGGCAGATCGACATGCTGGTGCTGCGCGAGAACAGCGAGGGCGAGTATGTGGGCCAGGGCGGGCGGCTCGCCGCCGGCACCTCGCGCGAGATCGTCACCCAGGTCGAGGTGTTTACCCGCCACGCCGCCGAGCGCTTGTTCCACCATGCCTTTGCCCGGGCCCGCCAGCGTGCCGCCGAGCGCGAGCAGGGCCGTCGTGGTGATCGGCGCTTCCCGCTGCCCGGCGGCGGCGAGGCCCGCGCACGGGTGTGCCTGATCACCAAGCGCAACGCCCTGCGTCACTGGGGCGAGATGTACACCGAAGTGTTCGCCGAGGTGGCGGCGGACTATCCGGATGTGGCCACACACCATGAGCTGGTGGATGCGGCCTGCATGAAATTCGTCACCGCCCCCTGGCAGTTCGATGTGGTGGCGGCGAGCAATCTGCAGGGGGATATCCTCACCGACCTGGCGGCGGTGCTCGCCGGGGGGATGGGTATCGCCCCATCGAGCAACATCAAGCCCGATGATCGCCGCAGCCCGCCCATGTTCGAGCCCACCCACGGCAGTGCGCCGGATATCGCCGGCAAGGGCCTGGCGGGGCCGGCGGCGATGCTGCTCACCGCGGCGATGATGCTGGACTGGATGGGCGAGGAAGACCCGGCGGCGGCGGAAGCCGGACGCCGGCTGCGGGCGGCGGTGGAGGCGGATCTGGTGGCCTCGGGGGATACGCGGCGCAGCACGGCGCAGGTGGGGGAGGCGGTTCTGGCTCGTTTGTGAGCTCATCGCGTGTAAGGACAAACCACCCATACTTGGGCGATTCGGGCAACACGAGAAGTCGGGCATGAGTGTCGGTGGCGGCCGCCGTGTCCGGCTGGGCGGGCGTAGAGCGGGGGGAGAACCTGGAATCCGTCTGCGGCCACATTGCGGCCACGCGGCGAGGGCGCACGCTTGCCCTTGCACAAGCGCCTTATGCCGTCCACCCTCAAGGTGTCCCTGTAACAAAGCCCTCCGGAGGTCAGCATGAGTCAACAGGCCGGTCATCTCTCGCCCTTGTTGCAGCAGTCCAGTGGCATCACAGCGGCCCGAGGGGAGGGGATGTACCTGTTCGACGAGCAGGACAAGCGGTACCTGGATTTCACCTCCGGCATCGGCGTGACCAGCACCGGGCATTGCCACCCGCGGGTGGTGGAGGCCGTGCAGGCCCAGGCCGCGCGGCTGATCCACGGCCAGTACGCCATCGTCAAGCACCCCAACGCGCTGCGGCTCTGCGAGCGCCTGGGTGAGCTCACGCCCGAGGGCATCGACAGCTTCTTCTTCGTCAACGCCGGCTCCGAGGCGGTGGAAGCCGCGCTGCGCCTGGCCCGCCAGGCCACGGGCCGGCCCAATATCATCGTTTTCCACGGCGGCTTTCACGGCCGCACCATGGGCGCGCTGTCCATGACCACCTCCAGCGTCGGCCTGCGCGCCGGGCTGCAGCCCACCATGGGGGGCGTGGTGGTGGCGCCGTTCCCGGATACCTACCGCTACGGCTGGGACCGGAAGACCGCCACCGAATTCTGTCTGCGGGAGCTGGACCATATCTTTCACACCATCAGCAGCCCGAAGGAGACCGCGGCGCTGCTGATCGAGCCGGTGCAGGGCGAGGCGGGCTATGTGCCCGCCAACACGGCCTTCATGCAGGGCCTGCGCGAGCGCTGCGACCATCACGATCTGCTGTTGATCGTGGACGAGGTGCAGGCGGGCAACGGGCGTACCGGCCGGTACTGGGGGCATGAACACTACGGCGTGCGCCCGGACGTGCTGGTCACCGCCAAGGGCCTGGCCAGCGGTTTTCCACTCTCGGTGATGGGCGCGCCGGAGGCGCTGATGGCCAAGGGCTGGCCGGGCTCCCAGGGCGGCACCTACGGCGGCAACGCGGTGGCCTGCGCGGCGGCGCTGGCGACCCTGGACGTGATCCGCGACGAGGGCCTGGTGGAGAACGCCGCCGAACAGGGCGCGTATCTGCGCGCTCGGCTGGATGTGCTGGAAGAGCGCCATGCCTGCATCGGCAATGTACGTGGCCAGGGGCTGATGCAGGGCGCCGTGATCGTCAACGAAGCGGGGGAGCCCGATGGCGAGCGCGCCGGGCGGCTGCTGAAGGCCGCCGAGGAGCGGGGGCTGCTGCTGATCCGCTGCGGTGCCTACGGCGGGCAGATCGTGCGCTGGCTGCCGCCGCTGATCGTCAATCGCGAGCAGATCGATCAGGCGGTGGATACCTTCGAGGAGGCGCTGCGGGCGACGGCCTAGCCCCGGACCGGCGCCAGGTCTCGCGCCACCGGAACAGGCCCGGGGTAGTGGTGAATGCCCCCACCTTTGCTATTGTTGCCGGCTTTTAGCCCGGACAGCCACCCGTGTACGCCGTTTTCAACATTGCCCTGCCTTTCTTCGCCCTGATCGCCACCGGCTACGCCGCGGGCCGCAGCAGTCTGCTGCCGGTGCCCGCCATCCAGGGTCTGAACGCTTTCGTGTTCTATTTCGCGCTGCCGGCGCTGCTGCTGGTGAAAGTGTCCGAATCGTCCATAGGCGCCCTGCTGGACCCCAAGGTGGTGGCCGCCTACTACGGTCCCAGCCTGCTGTTGTTCTTTGGCGTTTTTCTGCTGGGGCGCTGGCTGGCACCCGCCAGCGTGTCGGTGCAGGCCCTGCGGAGCCTGGCCGCGACCTTCGCGAATGTGGGTTTCGTCGGCCTGCCGCTGGCGATCATGGCTTTCGGCGATGCGGCGGCGCTGCCGGCGGTGATGGTGGTGGTGGTGGACACCGTGGTGATGATCGGCCTGACGGTGGGTATCGTGGAAGCGGACCAAGGGCGCGGCGGCAGCGCCTTGCGGGTGGTGCGCATCGTCTTCGGTGGCCTGATCCGCAATCCGCTGATCATCGCCAGCTTCCTGGGTCTGATCATGGCGGCCCTGAGTTGGCGCCTGCCCGGGCCCGTGAACAGTTATGCCAATCTGCTCGGCAATGCCGCCGGGCCCTGCGCGCTGTTCGCCCTGGGGGCGACGCTGGCCCGCCGGCCGTTGACCCAGGGCATGAACGAGGCTCTGACGATTTCCGCGGCAAGTCTGTTGCTGCACCCCCTGCTGGTCTGGTTCGCGGCCAGCCAGGTCTTCCAGCTCTCGCCGCTGTTCGTGGCGGTGCTCACCGTGCAGGCGGCGCTCCCGGTGGCGGCGAATGTGTATGTGCTGGCCCAGCGCTACGATGTGCGCCCGGCGCAGGCCTCCACCAATATTCTGGTGTCCACCGCCATAGCCATCATCACTCTCTCGGCGGTACTGTCCTGGTTCCACGGCAACGCCTGAACAGGGCGGGCGCTTTAGAGGGCCTGTACTGAATTGGGGGTTCACGCATGACAGCGGTCTGGCTGGTACTGGCGCTTCTGCCCCTGGGGCTTTTGTTCGGGGGGCTGCTGGGTTGCTGGCGTCGCTGGCGACATCGGCGGATTGCCGCTGCGCCGTTCCCGCCGGATTGGGAGCGCGTGCTGATGGCGCGCTGGCTGATGTACCGGCGCCTGCCGGAGGCCCTGCGCCAGCGCCTGCGGGAGCGGCTGCGGCTGTTCCTCGCCGAGAAGAATTTCATTCCCTGCGCGGGCCTGGAGATGAGCGAGGAGATGCCGCTGCTGATCGCCGC is a genomic window containing:
- a CDS encoding aspartate aminotransferase family protein, producing MSQQAGHLSPLLQQSSGITAARGEGMYLFDEQDKRYLDFTSGIGVTSTGHCHPRVVEAVQAQAARLIHGQYAIVKHPNALRLCERLGELTPEGIDSFFFVNAGSEAVEAALRLARQATGRPNIIVFHGGFHGRTMGALSMTTSSVGLRAGLQPTMGGVVVAPFPDTYRYGWDRKTATEFCLRELDHIFHTISSPKETAALLIEPVQGEAGYVPANTAFMQGLRERCDHHDLLLIVDEVQAGNGRTGRYWGHEHYGVRPDVLVTAKGLASGFPLSVMGAPEALMAKGWPGSQGGTYGGNAVACAAALATLDVIRDEGLVENAAEQGAYLRARLDVLEERHACIGNVRGQGLMQGAVIVNEAGEPDGERAGRLLKAAEERGLLLIRCGAYGGQIVRWLPPLIVNREQIDQAVDTFEEALRATA
- the sufT gene encoding putative Fe-S cluster assembly protein SufT, yielding MYQPKGEAVTFERDCEAVLIPAGDSGIVPKGAEGVITQALGGSFTVYIQGNLFRIAGQDADALGKEPVAPPALPENATDQDVEQIVWQQLHTCYDPEIPVDIVELGLVYRCEIKTLEGGGRRVEVDMTLTAPGCGMGDIIADDARSKILLIPTVEEAAVEVVFDPPWSFEMMSDAAKLQTGMM
- a CDS encoding saccharopine dehydrogenase family protein; translated protein: MENARWMIYGAYGYTGRLIVAEAHRRGLNPVIAGRDRERLRLLAREYGCEQRAFEIDHARGVKAHLKGMELVLLCAGPFSATASHVIKACLAREAHYLDITGEIPVFQDAHAHHRLARQAGVVLCPGVGFDVVPTDCLALTLKHALPEADRLALGFESASPLAPGTAKSLVEMLAQGGRRCRDSEIRAAPLARRARDIDFGNGTRHAVSLPWADLFSAHHSTGIPDIEVFLPLQRRQAWRLKMLAALRPMLGLRPLQQGLQRMIARRVHGPSPAERAASPSFVWGEARAADGQRKTARIRTANVYDLSAYVAVDIAAHVLCKAAPAGFTTPGLLMGADYITRLPGSGVLELIRN
- a CDS encoding AEC family transporter; translated protein: MYAVFNIALPFFALIATGYAAGRSSLLPVPAIQGLNAFVFYFALPALLLVKVSESSIGALLDPKVVAAYYGPSLLLFFGVFLLGRWLAPASVSVQALRSLAATFANVGFVGLPLAIMAFGDAAALPAVMVVVVDTVVMIGLTVGIVEADQGRGGSALRVVRIVFGGLIRNPLIIASFLGLIMAALSWRLPGPVNSYANLLGNAAGPCALFALGATLARRPLTQGMNEALTISAASLLLHPLLVWFAASQVFQLSPLFVAVLTVQAALPVAANVYVLAQRYDVRPAQASTNILVSTAIAIITLSAVLSWFHGNA
- the yeiP gene encoding elongation factor P-like protein YeiP, translating into MKAADIKRGSVVEIDGQIHVAEQLEAKSPSSRGASTLYKIRFRNVQTGQKLDRSLKGDEQLKDADLQRRAVQFSYRDGEHCVFMDQEDFSQYSLSEAELDGQQDYLSEGLEGIMVLIADDKPIGIELPQSVTLEIIDTAPALKGATAAGRTKPARLGTGLEVQVPEYLGAGESIKINTETGRFMSRA
- a CDS encoding rhodanese-related sulfurtransferase, with protein sequence MPETHIETFYQFAELPEYRQWQAPLRALCDDWGLKGTILLAAEGINATLAGSRQGTRAVLKYLRADPRFAHMPSKHSTAEQPPFLRMKVRLKREIVTLGREEANPARAVGRYVKPRAWNALLQDPDVLVLDTRNDYEVRIGSFHRAQDPKLDHFRQFPDYVAEQLDPGRHRKVAMFCTGGIRCEKASSYMLAQGFEEVYQLEGGILKYLEEVPEGESLWQGECFVFDDRVSVGQGLSPGEHRLCRGCRAPLCAADRTHPHYREGVQCPHCAGRYPPEHYRRAEERWKQVQLAERGRRAHLGGEASLPEAEAE
- a CDS encoding ProQ/FINO family protein, giving the protein MSQSDTQKRKRAERTREFLGQLAERYPQTFTRDRAALRPLAIGIQKELRAALDADEALKDTPNWLIRQALALYTRSMSYREAIIEGRPRIDLQGEAAGEISDADKQHAQSELDKQKELRAARQAERQAERKAQQRKARQEKPSRGKREPRPSRPRHNAGGARPAADTGPAGEPTLSKLEQLAAKFNQR
- a CDS encoding LEA type 2 family protein, which translates into the protein MMGRRLFCLLLLALMLTGCARLLQQPESPRVSLVHLSLRDATVFEQRYRLSLRVQNPNRFALPIEGMSYSLYLGGSEFAHGVSPVGVTVPAFGEEVLEVEMSSNLALAWQQMLRWAEQGVDGVDYRLAGEAQLKGRWLKLPFDYRGRIELAPGEGR
- a CDS encoding DUF445 domain-containing protein produces the protein MMQTDATRELAQQAQLRRHRWIATAFLLGAALLFVASFLPAEPGFWVLLLRAGAEAGVVGGIADWFAVTALFRHPFGIPIPHTAIIPRNKDRIGAGLGSFVETHFLVPELVSERLRAANPARRLGQWLRRDDSARLAADQILDLGPEVLNSFDDEEVRAFFRETFSSRLREVDPLPLLRQLLKLLIESRQHQRLFDRSLRIARRLLHDHQTQIYERVTARSSWWIPTTVDRKVARALVEGVDELLGELAQEGHPVRARFDASVAELVERLEHSASLRARVAQVQAQVLDSPELRTALGALWDELRRMLLAEFRDPRGALRQSLAGSLASLGRTLLADEAAQQRLNERLDMLLSRLVVPFRGEISALIRQVVGSWDAGTVSHRMELEVGRDLQFIRINGTLVGALVGAVLFLLTHSL
- a CDS encoding isocitrate/isopropylmalate dehydrogenase family protein, whose product is MTARRQWRVAVLPGDGIGPEVMAVTVNALRALAESGGPVLDLVELPWPSTAWHREHGEMMPQDGLDQLAAFDVLLLGALGDPGPANDPQRYVLPDAVSLAPLLEIRKGFDQWACERPAILLDGAPQYLADPRARQIDMLVLRENSEGEYVGQGGRLAAGTSREIVTQVEVFTRHAAERLFHHAFARARQRAAEREQGRRGDRRFPLPGGGEARARVCLITKRNALRHWGEMYTEVFAEVAADYPDVATHHELVDAACMKFVTAPWQFDVVAASNLQGDILTDLAAVLAGGMGIAPSSNIKPDDRRSPPMFEPTHGSAPDIAGKGLAGPAAMLLTAAMMLDWMGEEDPAAAEAGRRLRAAVEADLVASGDTRRSTAQVGEAVLARL